DNA from Mycobacterium sp. SMC-8:
TGGCACGCTTTCCCGGCGTCGACGCCGAGGCGGTGCTGGAGGCCAACCGCAAGCAGGCCCTCGTCCCGGCCGGCGCCGTGATCCTGGACCCGGTGGGCACCGCGCCGGGGGTCGTCGTACCCGGCACGCCGACGATCGTGGTCCTGCCCGGCCCGCCCCGCGAACTGCAGCCGATGTGGCAGGCGGCCGTGGCCACCGAGGCCGTGCAGGCCGCGATCGCCGGCCGCACCCGGTATCGGCAGCAGACGATCCGGATGTTCGGCCTGCCCGAGTCCGGGCTGGCCGACACGCTGCGCGACGCCGAGAAGACGGTCGCCGGATTCGACCGGCTGGAGATCACGACCTGCCTGCGGCGCGGCGAGCTGGAGATCGTGACCCGCTACGAACCCCGGGACGCGACGGCCTATGCCGACCTGGTCGCGGTGCTGCGCGACCGGCACGCCCGTGAGATCTTCTCCACCGACGGCGCTTTCGTCGACGACCAGGTTGCCGCGCTGCTCGCCGGGCGCAGCATCGCCACCGCCGAATCCTGCACGGCCGGCCTGCTGGCAGCCCGACTGACCGAACGTGCCGGCTCCTCGGCGTACGTCGCAGGCGGGGTGGTGGCGTACTCGAACGCGGCCAAGACCGAACTGCTCGGGGTCGCCGCGACGCTGATCGAGCAGCACGGCGCGGTGTCCGAACCGGTCGCCGAGGCGATGGCCGCCGGTGCACTGCGCCGGTTCGGGGCCGACACCGCCGTGGCGATCACCGGTATCGCCGGACCGGGTGGCGGCAGCGAGACCAAACCCGTCGGCACCGTGTGCTTCTCGGTGGCGCTGGCCGACGGCGCGACGTTGACCAGGACCACCCGGCTGCCCGGAAACCGCTCCGATGTCCGGGAGCGCTCCACAACCGTGGCGATGCATCTGCTCCGAAGGGCACTCACCGGCGAACGCTAGGGTGGTCGACAGCATGGACGACCCGCCCGAGACAGTTGGAGAACTCACCGATGGTTGACACCGACGAGCGGCAGGAGGTCTCGGCGCTCGCCGAGCAGGCCGGCTGGAATCACCGCGTAGCCGATCGCAGCGACTACTTCGACAAGGGCGTGGTGCGGATCCACGTGGTCTGGCAGGGCGACGCCACGATCAGCGGCGGCACGCTCTACCACGACGACTTCATGCAGACCTACAGCAAGGATCTGCCGACCGTGCGGGGCTGGCTCAAGCGCTGAGCCGCGGCCGGCACCGAAGCTACGCCTTATCGGCGCTGTCCCAGAGGTCGCTCATCGCCCGCATGATCGTCTCGGCCTCGCCCAGCCCGCCGAGATGACTCTCGCCGGGCAACGGGTAGAACTCGGCGTCGGGCAGCAGTGACACGACGTGCTTGCCGTGGGCGAACGGCACGATGTGGTCGCAGTCGCCATGCCACCAGCGCACCGGCACCTTGACCTCGTCGAGCCGGAAGCCCCAGTCGCGCGCGAACACCACGACGTCGGCGAATGGCGCGGCCAGCTGGCGTCGGCTTCCGTTGAGCAGATCGTCAAGGAACATTGCCTTGAACTCGGGGCGAACCAGCAGCCGGCGGTCGCCTTCGGGCGAGATGCTGGCGTACAGGTACAGCGCCGGTTCGGCGACCGGTTTGATCAACCGGATCAGCCCCGTGGCGACGATGCTGAGCGGGGCGCCGAGGTGTTCGAGCACCGGCGCCACCGGCAGACCGACATTGCCCATGATGCCGCCGCCGATGGCGTCGGAACCCTGCGTCGGGGCCACCCCGCCGAGCACACCGACCGCGACCACCCGGTCCGGCATCGCGGCGGCGCAGCCCAGCGTATAGGGGCCGCCGCCGGACAGTCCGATGATCTCCATTTTGTCGATGCCCAGCGTGTCTGCGACGGTACGCAGGTCGTCGGCGAAGTCGATGACCCGGTGATATTCGTACGGGGTGGACGACCCGATGCCGGGGCGGTCGACGCCGATCAACCGGATGCCGTGGCGTTCGGCGAACACCCGCGCCTCGACCGGGATTTGCCGGCGGGCGCCGGGAGTGCCGTGCAGCCAGAAGATCGCCCGGCCCTGCGGGTCGCCGAACTCGGCGAATCCGAGCTGGCGATCCGAACCGACGAGGACCTTGCCTTC
Protein-coding regions in this window:
- a CDS encoding competence/damage-inducible protein A, which produces MSARAGIVVTGTEVLTGRVQDRNGPWLADRLLELGVELGHITLCGDRPPDIEAQLNFLASQGVDLIITSGGLGPTADDMTVEVVSRFCGRELVLDAGLEATIGDIVTGMMARFPGVDAEAVLEANRKQALVPAGAVILDPVGTAPGVVVPGTPTIVVLPGPPRELQPMWQAAVATEAVQAAIAGRTRYRQQTIRMFGLPESGLADTLRDAEKTVAGFDRLEITTCLRRGELEIVTRYEPRDATAYADLVAVLRDRHAREIFSTDGAFVDDQVAALLAGRSIATAESCTAGLLAARLTERAGSSAYVAGGVVAYSNAAKTELLGVAATLIEQHGAVSEPVAEAMAAGALRRFGADTAVAITGIAGPGGGSETKPVGTVCFSVALADGATLTRTTRLPGNRSDVRERSTTVAMHLLRRALTGER
- a CDS encoding alpha/beta fold hydrolase, translated to MAVDIARPKLEGKVLVGSDRQLGFAEFGDPQGRAIFWLHGTPGARRQIPVEARVFAERHGIRLIGVDRPGIGSSTPYEYHRVIDFADDLRTVADTLGIDKMEIIGLSGGGPYTLGCAAAMPDRVVAVGVLGGVAPTQGSDAIGGGIMGNVGLPVAPVLEHLGAPLSIVATGLIRLIKPVAEPALYLYASISPEGDRRLLVRPEFKAMFLDDLLNGSRRQLAAPFADVVVFARDWGFRLDEVKVPVRWWHGDCDHIVPFAHGKHVVSLLPDAEFYPLPGESHLGGLGEAETIMRAMSDLWDSADKA